In Styela clava chromosome 10, kaStyClav1.hap1.2, whole genome shotgun sequence, the sequence ttGGTATTAACGAAAAACAGAATTGAAATATTGACGTGACAATTGAACGTTTAGCAGTATATTATGCACAATTAGCATTCTGACAAAAGAGAGATGAGTATATCGTTTTGGTACGGATTGGTTCCCATGTTCGAGTTTTTATCGACATAAGACATATTACAAAGAACTGCAGTAACTTTTAAACTGTTTTACTTTTGTTCAAGGACGCAAATTATGATTGCAAAATTGATTGGTCATATAGGCGAAAGTGTCCAATCGACACAATCAGTTATGACCTCTTTCGGCAAGCAAAGCCTGATTTGTTctcgtcggaaatttttttttaaacgcaAACATCTAGCAAAACACACAGTAAAAGTAAATCATTTACTACTATATCGCAGACCAGAAATCTATTTGGTGTTACATAAATTTATGCATATCTATATTGAAAGCGATAAAATGTTCTCAAATGACAGGGGGCATTGGgaacaataatattataatcTTTTGCATATTCCTTACGATAACaactatattttaaatattaatctATATATACAATCAAACATCCGCAATTACATCCATTGTTTTGGGTTGTTGACATTAAATACACATACTTAAATACACATACACATACTTTTATCAAGCGATCGCAATATagtatttttcatatcaaattatCCACTCCATTAAATTATCCCATAATAAGCAAGTATTGATATTTATGTAACATACGATTAAAAATCGGACTGAATTCAACTTGCGGTAATAATCTACTCATGATGATATTAGTGTGAGTTTtgcaatgaaaacaaaacagCGACATCAAAAATTCATTGCTAATACAGTATATTGGATATTCATTACCCAAATTCAAAGCCATATTCATTTGAACTGCTGTTCCTCGGGGCTTGATTAACCTTGAAATTATGCTAAATAGAATGAATTCTAACAATTTTATTGTTCCTATTGGATTTGCGGctaaaattttgctttgtatgaTTCTATTTCCCTTCCAAACTACAGCTTTGATCTATAATCTGCAAGTAAACCGACACAAatcgatgtttttttttgcgatGTGCAATTTTACAtgaatgaatataatatttatttttacagattATCACTTCACAATCAATCAAAGATCTTTATATTCCTTTGTTTCAACAAAAGAAAGGCTGGTATGTGATTAGAgtcaaattataaattttccAAAACAGAAGTTGCATGTGACAGTTtataatttgattatataatcatatatatatattaggaagATATAAAAGTCAGATTACCTTACGACACATATAATTTAAAAAGGAAGGCTCGTATGTGATTACAGTcgaattataattttttcaaatacaaacatAAGCCATATAATACAAGACAAATAATCTACTATTCTGAatgcattctaaaataatgttttcgaatattGAAAGAGCGATGTTCATTGAAATAGAGGTGAATTTAAGGTAGGAACTCTTTCAAAAATTCGATATTTGGACTACATAATTCTAGACTAGACTAAAGCTGAAAGAGAACGAGGGAATTTTACTTCACGCACAATGTCCAAAACAAAATTCCTCAAACTTGTCACATGGCCAAATTGTTTTTCCAATTTGCAAGTGAGGACACAGTTCGGCTCAAAGGATGATGAAAATTACCCAAAAAACAAGAGCTTCTTGGGCCTTGAAAAAGCTTTTGATACTGCCAAACTAACTACTAAGTTTTATCAGGAAATTCACTCCATTATGGCTTCCGAGGAAAACATATAAATGGCATCGCTCGATATTCACACAGACGCCGGCAAAATACGCAGCAAATTTCTGAAATCGGCCGCATCGAATGCCGAGTTCCACAGGGCTCCGCGATTGACCCGctattattttctttatatatactgtatataaaaaTGATCTAACATCTGGGTCTGCTATCATTTGCAAATGATACCTCTTCTCTAGAAGTAACTCCCCGTGTTATACCTACAGTGAATTTTGAACCCCAGAAGGTTGACCATTGtcggaataaaaataaacaaaggcTTGAACAAAATTCACACAGCAACGAAGTTATTACGTTGaccaaatttgcaaaatagtttttatttttgaactatGTCGTTAGTTGTACCGCCATAAGAAGTCTTACAGCTGTCGGAAGTTAAAATGGCCTGGTTCCTCCTCTGTTTTAGGACTGTTTCTATTGACACCACCCCTACGAATAATCGGAGCATCTCGacgattaaaatatatattctggTAAGACAAGTTTATTGACTACATATGAAAACACATACAAGAATAAATGAATACATGAACCTGCCATGCAGGCCATAAGAATAAGACCATACCACATATAATCAAAGAGGCAGCACAATTTTCCTATGAGTAAACGATGTGTGAGATATATGAAGAGGAGAAATTAAGTCCAAAACGTCTGTAATATACTCTCCCAGTCGCTCAGTATTAGGAATATGGACATCTGGTTTAAACAAGCATTTATTTCGAACACTGTTAAATAAACGTGAATCCCCAACAGTGCATTTCGAAATAGTTTTCGGATGCCAAATATTATCGCAAAGGCAGCGATGTCGCTGAGAGCACAAAATACAGATAAAACAGTAGATCGTATGAGAACCGCTGTGAGAGATCTTCTGGGTTGATTTTTCCTCGCTTGCACTACTTCTTTATTTTTTCCACCAAGTTCTTCAGTTTTTTCAACGGCTACAGTACTTGGCGAATCTCCGGTAATTTGCCTCGACACAACACTTTTAGAAATTGATTCCATGGGCACAGAACATTTTCGTATAGACCTATTTGTTTGAATCTGCTTGTATATTGGATATGAAAATAATAGGACAAGTACGGTGTGGCTGATGACCGTCACCACCAATTTGCCTAAATGCAATATTTGACCTAATTTCACATTCACCATCTCTTTACAGCCAAGTTGCGATGCCTTCGTACTGATAGGTGCAATGTGGTGAATCAATCCTACAGCGTTGGATAGAAAAATAAGGCATATTGAGATATACTGTAGTTTCCGAAACCAGCCTTGTATAAGTTCTTTGTAGATCGGTTGATTGTACAACAACCATTGTCGCCACCATAAAAGTGAGTAAACACCAAActgatttatattatataaaccTTTGAAACTGAACAATCCAATATTGCAGACCAAGTCGTTGGTTTCATAAACAAATGATGCTATAATTGTTTGCAATGCAGCTGACCGTGGTATTGAGGTAGcgataacaaaaaatatcaggGTATATATGCTTCCATTCTTCTGATTAGTTCTCATCATGCAGAAAAACTTTTTGTGTTTCAACCCGTAGTGTATAAGCGAAATTGTGATCCAAATTGAGGGCAATAAACACAGAGAAAAGACCGATTCCGTAATTATCCAGTTTCGTTTGTGTGATTCTGAAAGAAGTCCGGTTTCTGTGCCGTTTGTaacatttttcatattataCCAATTTGACTTATTATTTTAAAGTGTTTTAATGTTTGAATTACTATAATATggaaataaagaagaaaaatctATCCGATTGTACGAGTAGTTCTATTCAAAAATGAGAACTCACCGATATTGCAGTTTTCAATGCTACTCACATAGCCCAATTAGCCTACtggtaaataaaaaattagtgataaataaaattatcattaaaTTCGTTGCCTTGCCTATatcgatattttgttatttttttaaaagacGTAAGCATTGTTAGGATGAAAACTGTTCAATTAATTGaaataagtatattttgtttttaaaggtAAATGGGTAGAGTTCTTCAAATTTATACTAATTCCCATAAGGCTTGGGGCCCGTAGGCTTTAGCTTACCTTGGCTAATGGTAAATACGACCTCGGCGCCCACAAATCCGGCATCGCATCACGGTTTTGGCATAGTTCTACCACGGTTAAACGAATTTATTGATGTTGGTGACACTATGTGCTATATAACCTCTTTTTTAGTTCAACCTTGAGTGAGAAAGAAGACGATGTATACCAGGGTGGCCAACCTgatttcgaccgcgatcgacttaTAGCTTtgaaatagctcgcgatcgactaaTTGGTAATAAGGGCTTACACAAAAAGGAatgagtactgaatatgcagataaccaCACACTCGCATAGAAAAAATTCCGGAGCGCCAAaagcatgtgcaccaagatggcgcacatacTGAATATAGTcagtgtaccaggatagggtacAGGTTGTGCAATATCtgggtgcacatacttcgggagcgccaaaattccaccgctgccaataagcttGGATTTGTGGAAGCATGAAATCaacacataatttttttttcatgtttcataaaagttgttaatttgattatggaATTGTACCCGAGAtaaatatttcatcatttattcaaaTCACACAATTCAGACATGGTGCCTGCCTAGATTTCATTCGTAAGCGTTGAAAATTCTTTAATAAACATTGCCAAGTATCCTTGTATTATATAAAGTCTAAAcagttaaatatgaaaattctcaaaccataaatgttacatgactgctcaaacttcagtatccaATTTGCAATTTCCTTTAAGTGCGATTCTTTGCTCGCTTGTATTTAGAAAAAATGGGCATTATGATGCCACTGCTAATATtgctaataaaatatatatatcactacTCTCGGAGTCagacaataactttcgcatactgCAAAATTCGTTTTCCAGTCGAGCCACGCGATATTCGGCACATCATTTTTGAACCTTGGCACGACGAAACTTACATCAGTTACCCAATAATACGCTATTTCGGGCTTGCCCTggctcaaatactgtatgtgtatatcgCATTTTGCGCATGGACAGTACTGTATTCtttctgttttaaaacacacgaCATTTGATCCGGGTTTCAaagctgtatatatatatatatacctgttttagttttgatttgaGGTGGTGCTGCATTATTTCCATTCTTAAGTACGGCTGTTGGAACTAATGCGAAGATGCGATTTGAAgaataaaaacaacatttttagaCTGAAGTCTATATAAACCTTATATTAAAAGTAGTATTTAACACATTGGGCAAACATCCTCGGGTGTATCACGCGAAATCTGGTAAACAGCTTGTactcaatgaatatatatataaaaaaggaGATAGATAAATGATTAGATAAATGCTTAAATCAATCGAgtcatcaatttattttattttttgttgattaTTCCATCATATGTATGTATTTATATTGAAAGATCTTTAATTACCGGTAAATGAAGTTTATTGTAATTAAGACTTCGGGGAAAATTACGTCCAGTCCAATCGGGGTTtaactaaaattttattttatttaacaaatatcATCAGTTTCTTGATTCccgtttttataaatttatattagcTTCACATTCATCTCTATTGcaataaatttagtttcattGCAGCTATATTAACATTAAAATAAGACTGATTGCTTACCTACATTGCGGTCGAAATGATAATGCAAGAGCCTAATCATAATGTGATAGAATAATTGGTCTTCATGTAATATTTAATCTATTATATACTACAACAGCGGTTCCTAAATTTTTTGTTCGAGCGTTTGATGTGGACGACGGGCGCATCAGGTTGGTCTGAGGTTTCGCAGATTCGAATAGTGTCCGAATATTTAGATCttcgttattacttatcgatcttgatcggtaagtatgttgataggtatttgtctgtctgtatgtctgtgtgttagatgcacgcgatatctcacgaaagcgaggttcaatctgcttcaaattttgcatgtgcattcaccttagctcggatcagaagcctattgattttggatggtttatgtcgtataattagcgagttattaattaattagtgatggacaCGCGATGTCACTATAGaataagaccactgttttgggggatcccctaaccttcgatagataagtcttcggttcccaaccgaattctagttttgGTATTAACGaaaaacagaattaaaatattgaCGTGACAATTGAACGTTTAGCAGTATATTATGCACAATTAGCAATCTGACAAAAGAGAGATGAGTATATCGTTTTGGTACGGATTGGTTCCCATGTTCGAGTTTTTATCGACATAAGACATATTACAAAGAACTGCAGTAACTTTTAAACTGTTTTACTTTTGTTCAAGGACGCAAATTATGATTGCAAA encodes:
- the LOC120338429 gene encoding uncharacterized protein LOC120338429 is translated as MKNVTNGTETGLLSESHKRNWIITESVFSLCLLPSIWITISLIHYGLKHKKFFCMMRTNQKNGSIYTLIFFVIATSIPRSAALQTIIASFVYETNDLVCNIGLFSFKGLYNINQFGVYSLLWWRQWLLYNQPIYKELIQGWFRKLQYISICLIFLSNAVGLIHHIAPISTKASQLGCKEMVNVKLGQILHLGKLVVTVISHTVLVLLFSYPIYKQIQTNRSIRKCSVPMESISKSVVSRQITGDSPSTVAVEKTEELGGKNKEVVQARKNQPRRSLTAVLIRSTVLSVFCALSDIAAFAIIFGIRKLFRNALLGIHVYLTVFEINACLNQMSIFLILSDWESILQTFWT